The Gracilibacillus caseinilyticus genome segment GACGTTTCGACTGTACGTCCTTTTCAAATTCATTCATTTTGTCTACCTCCTTTTGCATCTAAGTATCTCTAAAACCTTGGCGTCGCATGCACTTTAATTATTTCATCCTTGTCACAGGATTCCCTTACTTAGCAAGAGTTAACACCTATATATTTGGGTTATTAGGTCAATCTATATGTAAGAAAATATCGCAACTTGATTAGATACCTGGGGCTAGTGAAGTTGCGTTGATATAGATTGAGGAGGGAAGGATGATGACGCTTCCCTCTTTTATTATTATGTATTCAAATAAGTAGTTACATGCTGACATCTTTTCATTACATCAATCTTATTATACAATAAAACATATTGAAGTTTTTTTCAACTTTTTATTAAACAGTTTATATAGTTGGAGTGGAGCGCATGAGTTACATAAGTTGTATAGAAGAAATGAAAAAACAGAAATTTGCTCCTGTTTATTATTTTTACGGAACAGAGACATATATGATTGAGGCCTTAAAACAAGCTTTAATATCCAATGGCTTAGAAAAAGAAGAGAAGGATACCAATTTCGAGGTATATGATTTAGAAGAGACATCGATTCAGGAAGTGATCACAGATGCAGAAACATTTCCTTTTTTTGGTGAAAGAAAAATTATTTTGGCTACGAATGCGTCATTTTTAAAGGCAAAACCTCCCAAAATGGAAGTTGATCACCGGCCGGATGTATTGATTGAGTATTTGGAAAATCCAGCACCGTATTCGATCGTTGTATTAATTGCACCATACGAGAAAGTCGATGAACGTAAAAAAGTTGTCAAGCGATTAAAAAAAGAGACAAAAGCCGTTTCTTGTGAACCCCTAAAAGAACGGGAGTTACAGAAAGTGATTACTTCGATTGCGAATCAGCATAATGTGAAGCTTTCTGAGCAAGTGATAACTTATTTTATAAATGAAATTGGGACAAACATGATGATTATCCATTCCGAAATGGAAAAACTCGCTTTATATGTCGGCGAAGGGAACGAAATAAGGCTAGAAGACGCCAAGTTGTTGTTGTCCAGTCAAGAGAGTAGTTCGTCTTTTAAATTAATGGACGCCATCATGAATAATGATCTAGCAAAAGCGATTGATATTACAAAGGATTTAGAAAAAATGAATGAGGAACCCATTGCGTTAATCGCCCTTATAGCATCTCAATACAGGACACTGATGCATGTAAAAATATTAAAGCAAAAGGGGTATACGCAGCAACAAATGGCATCGCAACTTAAGGTACATCCGTATGTGGCTAAGCTATCGATGCAAAGACAAGCAAAGTTTCAATTAAAAGAACTTAAACGTGCGATCGATCTTCTCACTGAAACGGATGCCCAAATAAAATCAGGCAGGATGGATAAATCGTTAGCATTCGAACTATTGCTTTACCAATTAATTGCAACAAGACAACGTGTATCATAATTAAAAAGCATTTCAGTCAAATGAAAAGCCGAACATAAACTGAAATCTCATGAATCAAGATTCCAGTTGCGTTCGGCTTTTCCTCAAATCAGTAAATCGAAATAAAATTTTTCCGGATGGTTCTATAAATCGATTGTCATTACTTCGTAGCGTTTCCTTTAATTTTATATTGCTCGTAACTAGAACAGTACCTGTTTATGGTTTGATTATTCGTTTTGCTAGCATACCAATTTCTGTTTGTCCCGGCCTTTTCCAGGTAATAAAAACCACAACAGTTTAGTCTGTTGTGGTTATTTATTATGCGCTCAGGTTGTTAACTTGCTGAGCTAAGCGGGATTTTTGACGGTCACCTTTGTTTTGGTGAATTAATCCTTTTTGTACCGCTTTATCAATTTTCTTAATTGCTGTTTGAAGAGCAGCTTTTGCATTTTCAACATCTTTACTTTCCACTAATGCTTCCACTTTCTTAATATGGGAACGCATGTCTGCTTTAAATGATTGGTTTTGTAGACGATGTTCTTCGTTAACACGTACACGTTTGATAGCTGATTTAATATTAGCCAATGTCTTCACCTCCATCTTACTTCATAGCCTATCTTATGTTAGGTCAAATGACATTTTACCAAAGCTTCGGCTACTTTTCAATAAAAATCGTCGCTAATTCTGAAATAACGTTACGTGTATCAATTTGGATTCAGTCGGTCAAACTATAAAAAATAAAAGCAGAGAGGTGTTTTCAGTTGGAAAATCAAGAACATTTTGAAGTTCGAACAGACCTGGCAGTTGAGGCGAAAGAAATGTATGTTAATCAAAATCAAAACAAAGATCAAAATCTAGAAATTGAAGGAGTTACCATTAGGGAAGACAAAATTGGAAATATCGGTTTAACAAATGTAGATGTCGATGAAAATGGTGCTAAACAAATTGGAAAGAATCCAGGCTCATACAGAACGATCTACTCAGAAGCCATTAAGAAACAAGATACTAAACTTCAGGAAGAAACGGCAAAAGTTGTTGCCAAGCAAATCATTGAGCTGTTAGACAAAAATAATATTCCTGCAGATGCAGCAGGCTTGGTAGTAGGTCTGGGAAACCGCAATGTTACACCGGATGCACTAGGGCCACTTGCTATTGAAAAAGTATTGGTCACGAATCATTTGTTTGTGCACGAACCGCAATATGTTCAAGATGGTTATCGTAAAGTAGCAACCATTGTACCAGGGGTAATGGGGGTTACAGGGATTGAAACGAGTGACATTATCAAAGGTGTGATAGAGAAATATAAACCAGGATTTGTTATTGCAATCGATGCATTAGCATCTCGATCAATAGAACGAGTCAATGCCACGATACAGCTATCGGATGCCGGCATCCATCCAGGTTCCGGAGTAGGTAATAAAAGAAAGGAACTAAGTGAATCCACCCTTGGAATTCCTGTGTTTGCAATCGGTGTTCCTACCGTTGTCGATGCAGTAACGATTACAAGTGATGCCATTGATTATGTACTAAAGCATATTGGTAAAGAATGGCGTGAGAAGGATAAACCATCCAAATCTTTAACACCTTCCGGTATGTCATTTGGAAATAGAACGTTAACGGATAAGGATCTTCCATCCATTGAGAAACGGGAGAAGATTTTTGGAATGATAGGCTCTCTTTCAGACCAGGAAAAACGTTCGTTAATGCAAGAAGTACTGACGCCACTCGGACACAATTTAATGGTGACACCAAAAGAAGTGGATGGATATATAGAAGATATGGCCCATTTACTAGCAGAAGCAATCAATGCTGCGATGCATAAAAATGTAGATATTAATAATTTTGCACAATATACAAGGTAATATAAGGTTCTACTTTCTATCGAATCATCATAGAATTTACTAGATATGATAGAGGAGATAGGAAGGAGAACGCTATGCAACGACCTAACCGCTTTCGCAAAAGAGTATATTTCTTTTCCCAGCACAAATTACTGATCATTATTTCATCATTTATAACGGCTTTTTTTGCAATGTTTATTTTGATTGGGATG includes the following:
- the gpr gene encoding GPR endopeptidase, which codes for MYVNQNQNKDQNLEIEGVTIREDKIGNIGLTNVDVDENGAKQIGKNPGSYRTIYSEAIKKQDTKLQEETAKVVAKQIIELLDKNNIPADAAGLVVGLGNRNVTPDALGPLAIEKVLVTNHLFVHEPQYVQDGYRKVATIVPGVMGVTGIETSDIIKGVIEKYKPGFVIAIDALASRSIERVNATIQLSDAGIHPGSGVGNKRKELSESTLGIPVFAIGVPTVVDAVTITSDAIDYVLKHIGKEWREKDKPSKSLTPSGMSFGNRTLTDKDLPSIEKREKIFGMIGSLSDQEKRSLMQEVLTPLGHNLMVTPKEVDGYIEDMAHLLAEAINAAMHKNVDINNFAQYTR
- the rpsT gene encoding 30S ribosomal protein S20, which codes for MANIKSAIKRVRVNEEHRLQNQSFKADMRSHIKKVEALVESKDVENAKAALQTAIKKIDKAVQKGLIHQNKGDRQKSRLAQQVNNLSA
- the holA gene encoding DNA polymerase III subunit delta, which gives rise to MSYISCIEEMKKQKFAPVYYFYGTETYMIEALKQALISNGLEKEEKDTNFEVYDLEETSIQEVITDAETFPFFGERKIILATNASFLKAKPPKMEVDHRPDVLIEYLENPAPYSIVVLIAPYEKVDERKKVVKRLKKETKAVSCEPLKERELQKVITSIANQHNVKLSEQVITYFINEIGTNMMIIHSEMEKLALYVGEGNEIRLEDAKLLLSSQESSSSFKLMDAIMNNDLAKAIDITKDLEKMNEEPIALIALIASQYRTLMHVKILKQKGYTQQQMASQLKVHPYVAKLSMQRQAKFQLKELKRAIDLLTETDAQIKSGRMDKSLAFELLLYQLIATRQRVS